A window of Cyprinus carpio isolate SPL01 chromosome A6, ASM1834038v1, whole genome shotgun sequence genomic DNA:
AGAAGCAGTCAGCGAGCGTCCCGTCTGAGAGCCGGCTGGACGTCTGGCTGAGAGGAACCACAAACAACAACGGCCTGCTGTATTACTACACCGTCACTGGAGGTGAGCTGATGTTTGAGACACACGCGTGTCCAGCTGTGTCCGTCCtcactgactgtgtgtgtgatctcagaGTCTCTGTGGGAGACACCGGACGGGTTTGTGGACGAGAGCTCATCGAGAGCTCATCAAAAACCTGTTTCTCACTCGATCTCCTGCATGTCTTCTGTCTCTGGTTGagagtttagagtgttttatccagtaaaagctcttttagtgtaatcatcttcagctgctgcttctggtgtcagatcttgagtgattttgatcaagtaaaggtcagaataactgcagtaatatctccagatgaactcttactggactgaagcagctcagctttacttgattctccatcaatcatgttttagagtctcaaatctgatcatcaggatcttttgaggagtgtttgtttccagaagctttactttcactgttcctcagcggaggaatgatcttcacaagcctccagaacatctcacatcttccgaggagcctttatttcttcatctctcaatcactgcattatatgtttggatcatttccatctcatctcactgagacacattactggagatatagagcacagactgatatttagatcacTTCATGTCAGTCTCTGCTCTACTGtaataaagatctcactgatttacattacaaacatttaaaaagcagcaGCTgcagtaaattatatattttttctcaatttgagtctctgaataaaattgagctgttttttcctccatattctctttatatcagactatatgagcctgATGGATCAAGCatgatacataaaataaaaaaaaacttttttcgttgttgttgtaaatgttcAATATTTTGTTCCACTCTCAAATCATTACATTTTCCTGATGTGTCAGGTTTTACTTTCCTAAGCGATTTGTCTCATCCTGAACAGAGTCCAGCTGGGAGAAACCAGATGATTTCAGTTCAGAGGATGTTGCTCCTCCTGGTGTTGAATCTCCTCGTGAGGAGACGCGAGCAGCAGAAGATTTGCCGCCGCCTCAGCCGGAGTCTGTGTCTGGAGCTGAAGACACATCTGACCCTCCTAAAGACACTCCAGAACCAGACCAAACCGAACAAACCAGCGTCTCAAAGATCAGTTTCAGGGTGAGACGCTGTCGGGCATATTCACACTCACcgtatgacatcataaacactgtatgacatcataaacactcaccatatgacatcataaacactgtatgacatcataaacactcaccgtatgacatcataaacactcaccgtatgacatcataaacactgtatgacatcataaacactgtatgacatcataaacactcaccgtatgacatcataaacactcaccgtatgacatcataaacactgtatgacatcataaacactcaccatatgacatcataaacactgtatgacatcataaacactcaccgtatgacatcataaacactcaccgtatgacatcataaacactgtatgacatcataaacactcACCATATGATAAACActcactgtatgacatcataaacactcaccgtatgacatcataaacactgtatgacatcataaacactcACCGTATGAAAAACACTTTCCatatgacatcataaacactgtatgacatcataaacactcACCGTATGATAAACACTTTCCatatgacatcataaacactgtatgacatcataaacactcaccgtatgacatcataaacactgtatgacatcataaacactcactgtatgaaaaaacactttccatatgacatcataaacactgtatgacatcataaacactcACCGTATGATAAACACTTTCCatatgacatcataaacactgtatgacatcataaacactcaccgaatgacatcataaacactgtatgacatcataaacactcACCGATGACATCATAAACACTCACCGTATGATAAACACTCACcgtatgacatcataaacactcaccgtatgacatcataaacactgtatgacatcataaacactcACCGTATGAAAAACACTTTCCatatgacatcataaacactgtatgacatcataaacactcACCGTATGATAAACACTTTCCatatgacatcataaacactgtatgacatcataaacactcaccgtatgacatcataaacactgtatgacatcataaacactcACTGTATGAAAAACACTTTCCatatgacatcataaacactgtatgacatcataaacactcACCGTATGATAAACACTTTCCatatgacatcataaacactgtatgacatcataaaACACTCACcgtatgacatcataaacactgtatgacatcataaacactcACCGATGACATCATAAACACTCACCGTATGATAAACActcactgtatgacatcataaacactcaccgtatgacatcataaacactgtatgacatcataaacactcACCGTATGAAAAACACTTTCCatatgacatcataaacactgtatgacatcataaacactcACCGTATGATAAACACTTTCCatatgacatcataaacactgtatgacatcataaacactcaccgaatgacatcataaacactgtatgacatcataaacactcACTGTATGAAAAACACTTTCCatatgacatcataaacactgtatgacatcataaacactcACCGTATGATAAACACTTTCCatatgacatcataaacactgtatgacatcataaacactcaccgaatgacatcataaacactgtATGGCATTATAAACACTCACCGTATGAAAAACACTTTCCatatgacatcataaacactcaccgtatgacatcataaacaccTAATGGCACTGAatgacacgtctgtgtgtttgATCTCCacacagaagagaaaagaagagccGGTCCAAGCGTCAGCAGACGATGGAGGAGAGAGAAGCTCAGATGATGGAGGAAACGGTGAGGAGAAACAGGAAGATTCTGCCGTGACTGACACAGTGAAGAAGGACGAGACGCCAGTGAAGAGACCCAGAAAGACCAATCCATACGGAGCCTGGGAACAGATCCAGCTGCAGGAGGATCCATAGTAAGACACACATGCTGTTATCAGTTCTTTAATTCCTCTGAAGCTGCTCCGATCGCTGCATCATATCACATCATATGCatgttattgtgaatgattcatctgtttaatttctttttttacctCCTTATTTTTAATCAGAATGTCAAAACTGGCTCTTCCAGTGAAACGACAGACGTCTTCTAATCATGTAGTCTTCTTCAACTCTGCCCCCTTCTTCCAAACTCATATTTAGATCCGCCCCAGTTCTCAGAGCCACACCCACATCTCAACGTCCAAACCACCACCAGAGCATAGCACCATTTTCTTCTTTTATGATCATTCATTTCTTCCAGTGTGGAAGATGTGTTGCTACTTAAGCTCCTTAAgacttttaaggacatttttgtcagtttgttttataattaacaCGTATAGTGCCGCGTCGTGTTCTGTAACATCCTGACGCAGCAGATCAGTTTGAGCATCTCTGGACGCTCCTGACGTTTGTTCATGTTCTGCTCCGCAGCGAGAAGGTGGATCTGCAGCTGCCGCAGGTGGAGAGCGTCGCTCAGACTGCAGTCGATGTCCCTCAGGAGCCCAGGGCCAGATTCAGGGAGCGCACCATCACATCGCTGGGGGCCGAGAGCAGCGCCGGAGCCACGTTCAAGAAGAGGAAGACCGAGAACGGCAAGTCCAGGAGCCTCCGGCAGAGAGAAACAGACGAGTAGAAGTTTCTCCGTAAGACTGAGAGATCTCGCTtcagaatttttgtattttatatatagatgttCAAACTGCCTTTACCTGCTTTAAAATACATTCTTGTGAATATTTCCAGAGATCAGGTTTGTTTCCGGATGTTTAATGTCTGGTGTGAGCGAGTGTGTCTTAGAATACTTGTAACTGTTGGCATGAAGAATCAAAGCCATAGTTTAATTAAACACTTTCTATCTCACAGATGAACAGACTTTCATCGTTTTCACAGAAAAACTGCATCATGTATTTGGTATCCTGTAATGCTGGTTTTAATGCTCTGGCTGCTTTAGTGAAGTCTCATATCAACATGATTCAGActggatgaggatgaggaggatgaggatgatgatgtcaGCGTGTCGTGAATGTTTCTGTGAGCGTCTGATAGTCTCAATGCCTCCAGACTCAGTGAGAGTCGCTCTCCACACCCACATCAACAACCCACAGAACGTCTGTCCAAACATTAGAAACCAAAACagatttcatcatcatcatcgctacaaaattaaacaaaaaatacaacttcAGCTGACAGTTATTATATTTAGAGCCGACTTCTactgacatacacacactcacaagaaGGGATTTCATGTAAATCTTTTTAAACTGCTTGATCATTGTGCTACCAAATTAAATACCACTGTATCATCCATAAAAAGGCCGTAAGAATAAATCAGCCAGCTGGTTGAGCAGAGaaagaataattatataaataaataagaataaagtgAGAATTATATTGAAGAATAAAGCGagaaagaataaatatatttatatatttaatatatgtgaaaatatataaataaataaaataatatataataaataagaataaataaagcaagaagaataaatagagaaaaactgataaatgtaacatttcaacCCTCTGAACATTAGGAAAAGGTTTTTATAATATGAACTATTATATCTTATGATTTCAGATGAGTCAGAATGAATGCAAATCGGAATCGAACCTCAGTGTGAGATCTACACATGTACATATTGTACAGtataactgtataaaaacatgtacTGTACTAGTGAGTGTACTAGTGAGTGCACTGAGCCCTCTGCTGGCAGCACGCGGAACTGCACTCGCTCCACTTTACCCAGGATGCCCCGCCCGCTCTAAACACAACACATCGCTATCTTCCGCGGAGTAACTGGGTCACGAGACACACGAGAACTGCCGCCGCCGGTCTGAGCGCGAGGATCCGCCGCAGCAACCGAGAGCCAATGATCGTGTTCGGCGGGACCGCTCGGGTGAAGTGTTGGAGCGCGGGCCCGGGCTGAGAGGCGACCCCGATCTCCCGCGATCACCAGGTACCGTTCCCGCGGAACCGACACCGGCCAGGCGACAGCAGAGGGATTAAGCGCCGCACGCTTCTGACGCGTCTGTCGTGATTTACCGCCTCTGTGTCGTTCTGCGACTCTATTCAGATGTTCAGCGGAATGTTCGCGCTGCTCTGAGACCGATCAGATCCACGTGACCACGAAAACCACGTGACTCGCGCAGCCTAGTCTTCagtcatattttagttttgtgtgaagaacagaaacactctttaGCTATTATTTGTCAAATTAGTTTGGTTAAACAAGCccgtgtgtgtttatatacacttccgttcaagagtttggggtaatttgtttctgtaatttatttctttgtatttacagcatcattactccagtcttcagtgtcacatgatcttcagaaatcataataataggctgatttattatcaaaatatcaatattgGAAACCGTTTTTGCTTTTTCAGTATTActttatgaacaaaaatgtaaaaagaatagaatttatttaaaatagaaatctcttctaacaatataagtttactgtcatttctattttatgtattctttttaactttttatcaaaAAATCTTGAGTAAAAGTAACAGGTtccaaatcttactgaccccagactctTGAacggtgtgtgtatatatattactgCTGTTAACTGATTATAAAACTAGTTCTAAttagttgcattttttttgtaattaatttgattaattgcttgttaatataatatatttattttgtcataactTCACATTGAACCTCCAAATTTATGTGGAAAGatggtatatttaaaaaatgtttaaaatatgcagATTAATGCTGCATTAATATTAATCTCTCACAGCTGGTGCTTGAttcattgatgatgatgatgatgatgatgtcaggcGGGCGTTGTCACATTTCTGTCCATGTTTATGTAATTCCCGCATGAGTGTGTTGTTAGATGAAGAAGATGATCTCAGCAGATGCTGTTTAATCAGACGGAGTTAAAGACTGAAGAACTGAGAGTGACTTGAGAAGTAAAGCTGTCATGTGACTAGAGTGTAGCATACTTATGATTCTAGTATGCAagcttttttattcatatataggttagttatttaatttttgcttacTTGTTGGTACTTGTCATATCTTCTGTGGCAGATGCTGTAAAGAGTTAAACTGTCCCATCATGCAGTGTGGAGTAAACTAGTATGATGTGTGTGTCTTCAGAATGAAAAGAGGTCAGAAGCGAGGTGATGATGCAGAGGAGGGCCCCGGGGCCCCTGAGCTCTGTAAGCGGCTCCGGCAGGACGACTCTGAGGACGGGGCGGTGGACTGGAGGCTGCTGCCCGAGGAGATCCTGCTGCAGATCTTCCAGTACCTGCCTCTGCTGGACCGGGCCTTCGCCTCGCAGGTGTGCCGCGGCTGGAACCAGACCTTCCACACGCCTGAGCTCTGGAGGTGCTTCGAGTTCGAGCTCAACCAGCCCGCCAGCTCCTACCTGAAGGCCACGCACCCCGACCTGATCAAGCAGATCAACAAACGCCACTCCAACCACCTGCAGTACGTCAGCTTCAAGGTGAGACTGCTGCTCTGTCCATCCAGAAGCTGTCTGAGGTGACGCGTGCTcctgacacgtgtgtgtgtgtgttcgtgtgtgtgtgtgttcaggtggacAGCAGCACTGAATCTGCAGAAGCGGCGTGTGACATCCTCTCTCAGCTGGTCAACTGCTCTCTGAAGACGCTCGGACTGATCTCCACCGCACGACCCTCCTTCATGGAGCTGCCCAAAGTAcgtctcacatacacacacacacacacactcacatacacacttacacacactcacacactctctctctctcacacacacacacactcacatacacacttacacacactcacacactctctctctctcacacacacacacacacactctctctctctctctctctctctcacacacacacagacacacactcactcacatacacacttacacacactctctctctctctcacacacacacacacactcaatacactcacacacacacactctctctctctctctctctctctctctctctctctctctctctcacacacacacacacacacacacacacacacagtggagttCTCCGTCTCTCAGGTTCAGTCTCACCAGAATCATCTGTTGTCTTCGTCTCCTCAGTCTCACTTCATCTCGGCGCTGACGGTGGTGTTCGTGAACTCGAAGTCTCTGTCGTCCCTGAAGATCGACGACACGCCGGTGGACGACCCGTCACTCAAAGTGCTGGTGGCCAACAACAGTGACACGCTGAAGCTGCTGAAGATGAGCAGCTGCCCACACGTGTCTCCTGCAGGTcatgacactcacacacacacacaaacacacacactttcatggCATATTTCACACGGAATGAACAAAAACGTGAAgaatatttgatcatttcagaTAATATGTACAACAATATAATATGATACAAAATAATCAGTTGCATTTGCCTGGATATCATTTTACAGTTTAGTGTAtgataaaatattacacacaGACCTATGTGAACATTTTGGAGTGCCTCAAACTAATGGTGAATTATTGAGtcaatttgttaaaaataaacactgtgaacctgaaacaaatcatttaaaaatgtcagcTATGTTACCCCCAGCAGTGTATTAATAGTTTGAAATATAGTACATCCAACTCTATCTTGCACACATACAGCAGATTCACCGAAAGTGATATATACTACATTATCAACTCTCAAGTGTGTGATTGTTTATCTCATTGCAGAATGTAAACTATATAATCGTCCAGCTCTGATCTGCTACATGTGACTATAAGACATaataagacataaatattaaCATCAGGATTTGTACAGTGTGCTTTATAACTAAGTTTGACTCCACTTGTCCCAGGCTCTGCTGTTTTAATTAAAGCAGTCAGTTTTTAGGGAACGTAATGTGTGTAATGAACGGCTGCGAGTGAACGTTGTGTGTTT
This region includes:
- the LOC122145430 gene encoding WW domain-binding protein 4-like, whose amino-acid sequence is SKADYWKSQPRKFCQYCKCWIADNKPSIEFHERGKNHKENVAAKISEIKKKSVAKAKQEQKMSKQFAAMEEAAQKAYEEDLKRLAGQSSGESVAPSEAPVKKQKKPKKQSASVPSESRLDVWLRGTTNNNGLLYYYTVTGESSWEKPDDFSSEDVAPPGVESPREETRAAEDLPPPQPESVSGAEDTSDPPKDTPEPDQTEQTSVSKISFRKRKEEPVQASADDGGERSSDDGGNGEEKQEDSAVTDTVKKDETPVKRPRKTNPYGAWEQIQLQEDPYEKVDLQLPQVESVAQTAVDVPQEPRARFRERTITSLGAESSAGATFKKRKTENGKSRSLRQRETDE
- the LOC122145369 gene encoding F-box/LRR-repeat protein 3-like isoform X1; this translates as MFLMKRGQKRGDDAEEGPGAPELCKRLRQDDSEDGAVDWRLLPEEILLQIFQYLPLLDRAFASQVCRGWNQTFHTPELWRCFEFELNQPASSYLKATHPDLIKQINKRHSNHLQYVSFKVDSSTESAEAACDILSQLVNCSLKTLGLISTARPSFMELPKSHFISALTVVFVNSKSLSSLKIDDTPVDDPSLKVLVANNSDTLKLLKMSSCPHVSPAGILCVADQCHGLRELALNYHLLSDELLLALSSEKHVHLEHLRIDVVSENPGQTQFHAIKKSSWDAMVRHSPKFNLVMYFFLYENEFGPFFGDEVPVTHLYFGRSVSKEVLGRVGLTCPRLVELVVCANGLRPLDEELIRIAERCRQLSAIGLGECEVSCSAFVEFVKMCGGRLTQLSIMEEVLVPDSKYGPDDIHWEVSKHLGRVWFPDMMPTW
- the LOC122145369 gene encoding F-box/LRR-repeat protein 3-like isoform X2, yielding MKRGQKRGDDAEEGPGAPELCKRLRQDDSEDGAVDWRLLPEEILLQIFQYLPLLDRAFASQVCRGWNQTFHTPELWRCFEFELNQPASSYLKATHPDLIKQINKRHSNHLQYVSFKVDSSTESAEAACDILSQLVNCSLKTLGLISTARPSFMELPKSHFISALTVVFVNSKSLSSLKIDDTPVDDPSLKVLVANNSDTLKLLKMSSCPHVSPAGILCVADQCHGLRELALNYHLLSDELLLALSSEKHVHLEHLRIDVVSENPGQTQFHAIKKSSWDAMVRHSPKFNLVMYFFLYENEFGPFFGDEVPVTHLYFGRSVSKEVLGRVGLTCPRLVELVVCANGLRPLDEELIRIAERCRQLSAIGLGECEVSCSAFVEFVKMCGGRLTQLSIMEEVLVPDSKYGPDDIHWEVSKHLGRVWFPDMMPTW